The genome window GCCGCCATCACGGTGACCCAGGAAGTCATCCACCCGGGGCTCCGGGCCATATCCTATGCCGTCTGTGTTATCTTCCAGAACGCCCTCGGGGCCTTCACGGCGCCCATGGTCCTGGGAGCGATCTCCGATGCATACGGGATCAAGGCGGCCATCTCGGTACTTCCGGCCTTCCTCGTTTTTTCCGCCGTCCTGTTTTACCTGGGGTCTCTTTATTACGAGAAGGATCTCGCGAAGGTCGAAAAGGTCGAACTGGAGATGGAGGGCTGAGGTGCAGGCATGATCCGAACTTTGCCGTGCAGGAGCAGGAGTGATTTATGAAAGCGGTCGTATTTCGTACCGGGAGAGGTCTGGTTTTAGAGGAGGTTCCGGATTACCGGGTGGCAGACGACGAGGTCCTGGTCCGGGTGGCCAACACCGGGTTCTGCGGATCCGATCATTCCCTCGTGGCGGGGGGACTTCTCGCCGACGGGTATATCCTGGGCCATGAAATCAGCGGCGTCGTGGTGGAAAAAGGCTCCGCTGCCGAGGGACTTCCCGTCGGAACGCGGGTGTGCATCCGTCCCACCTATTGCGGCGCCTGCACCAACTGCCTGAAGGGTAAACAGCAGCTCTGCAGGGTCCACCGCCGGACCACGGGGATCGGCGATCTCCCGGGCGGCTTTGCCGAGTACGTCAAGGTGTATCCCCAGATGCTGATTCCCGTTCCCGACGGCGTCGATTCCCGCAATGCCGCCCTGGCGGAGGCGTTTGCCGCGGCCCTTCATGGCATCCGCTGCACGTCGGAGGAGACAGGGGCTGCCCTGGTGATGGGGGGTGGACCCATCGGCCTGTGCGCGGTCCGGCTCCTCAAGATCCTCGGATACGGCCCCGTGGTCCTCTTCGAGCCGATCGAGGCAAAAAGACGAATCGCATTGGCTTACGGCGCCGATCACGCCCTTGATCCCGCGGAGAAGGAACTGGACCATCAGGTCATGGATCTGGCGGCGGGCGGGTTCCGGAAGGTGTTCGAATGCTCGGGCGTTCCGTCCAACGTGAGCCGTGCCGTCGATCTGGCGGCCGACTGCGGCGAAATCTGCATCGTGAGCATGATGTTCCGGCCCTTCGAGATTCCCGGCCCCTACAGGATCAACCTGAGGGAGATCCGCCTCACGGCGTCCATTTCCAATACCCACGAGGAGAACAGGCAGTGCCTGGAGTGGATGGCCTCGGGCGTTCTGGATGCCAGGCCGCTCATTTCCGATTACGAGCCGCTGGAGCGTCTGCCCGAGGTTTACCGGGACCGGATCGACACCGGACTTGCCCTCAAGGTGCTGCTGAAGATCGGGGAGGAATTCTGACAGGCTGTTGAAGTACAGCCGTCGGGATCATTCGGAATGAACGAGATAGGAAAACCACGGTTTCTGTCGCTTGAACGGACAGTGGGCGGCGAGG of Syntrophaceae bacterium contains these proteins:
- a CDS encoding alcohol dehydrogenase catalytic domain-containing protein, encoding MKAVVFRTGRGLVLEEVPDYRVADDEVLVRVANTGFCGSDHSLVAGGLLADGYILGHEISGVVVEKGSAAEGLPVGTRVCIRPTYCGACTNCLKGKQQLCRVHRRTTGIGDLPGGFAEYVKVYPQMLIPVPDGVDSRNAALAEAFAAALHGIRCTSEETGAALVMGGGPIGLCAVRLLKILGYGPVVLFEPIEAKRRIALAYGADHALDPAEKELDHQVMDLAAGGFRKVFECSGVPSNVSRAVDLAADCGEICIVSMMFRPFEIPGPYRINLREIRLTASISNTHEENRQCLEWMASGVLDARPLISDYEPLERLPEVYRDRIDTGLALKVLLKIGEEF